One part of the Salvelinus fontinalis isolate EN_2023a chromosome 4, ASM2944872v1, whole genome shotgun sequence genome encodes these proteins:
- the LOC129854122 gene encoding tetraspanin-4-like isoform X4: MAEGCMRSLRYGMVFFNLLFWLGGCGILGVGVWLSVTQGNFATLSSSLPSLSAANLLIAVGTIIMVIGCLGCVGAVKESRPLLLSFFILLLLIFFLEILSIMLFFVYQDQIDHYAQRDLKRGLQLFGTEGNVGLTNAWMIVQTDFRCCGVTNHTDWFEVYNASRVPDSCCLEYSDNCGLVNPGTWWTAPCYERVKDWIQQNLVALWIFALCTALTQILGLVFSMTMFCQAVKVETFYA; encoded by the exons TTGGGGGGTTGTGGAATACTGGGCGTGGGGGTATGGCTGTCAGTGACCCAGGGCAACTTTGCCACActctcctcatccctcccatccctctcagCAGCCAATCTACTCATTGCGGTCGGGACCATCATCATGGTGATTGGTTGCCTCGGCTGTGTCGGAGCTGTCAAAGAAAGTCGTCCGCTGTTGCTGAGT ttcTTCATCCTCCTTCTTCTGATCTTCTTCTTGGAGATTCTGTCCATCATGCTCTTCTTTGTTTACCAAGACCAG ATTGATCACTATGCCCAGAGGGATTTGAAGAGGGGACTCCAGCTCTTTGGCACCGAGGGCAACGTAGGCTTGACCAACGCCTGGATGATCGTACAAACTGAT TTCCGCTGCTGTGGCGTGACCAACCATACAGACTGGTTTGAGGTGTACAATGCCAGCCGCGTGCCCGATTCCTGCTGCCTGGAGTACAGCGACAACTGTGGCCTCGTGAACCCAGGGACCTGGTGGACCGCG CCATGTTACGAGCGAGTGAAGGATTGGATACAACAGAATCTGGTGGCCCTGTGGATATTTGCCTTGTGTACGGCACTCACACAG ATTCTGGGTTTGGTCTTCTCTATGACGATGTTCTGCCAAGCAGTCAAAGTGGAGACCTTCTACGCCTAG